The following proteins are co-located in the Halictus rubicundus isolate RS-2024b chromosome 1, iyHalRubi1_principal, whole genome shotgun sequence genome:
- the LOC143365532 gene encoding MAM and LDL-receptor class A domain-containing protein 1, giving the protein MWSTLAICYCLIHAWISCASPWYPVNPTFGEQVDLVGTVDENFGPNGTRTVENDQVKDSIDFPDIVNVFNSTHAPFNSIDREREREPLDEVERIEPRQWPVRPDTFYTQSSIPSTTSISSRNPLGPPTLAQRDPSSQRCPPLGAPTSTASVDEVFCDFNAFPTQTLCEWQNGDGALDWRAGTGMGTNWMGGPPSDYTTGTMEGGYAFLESSQLPPSKDGKAKTLGGLLHSPQLGSTGVTGTCIMFKYALDGLSIAGLRVLVHAGTDEYSIKKEETETEIAPGNDNGTVSSCKPFFVETFNERVIWNGQYYTLGVWQQAQILYTYPDLHSVVIEGIPVDPTDPARLYRGYAAVDDIDLQPGTSCVGFCNFAGGFCDWSNDAEDDFDWTISRGSGNPTTGPAMDSSSERSTAGGYAYIDSSFPRRPGDRARLLSTSFPAPNADAPMCLHFWFHMFGAGIGSLRLFVRHFRSMDAPLREIWALNGNAGNTWFVAEITVSSLDDFQLVFEASVGNTGMGDIAIDEISFAHGSCPVSPQVAAPTPRDCSFEVDECDWINSRDPDRVEWERVSFQVLSPRNQRKPYSNGYTISRRNEFFLGLGRPRGGPRSSGGGTAQLVSREIKGSEEPVCITFWYLMFESFIDSTGPSLGVLRVSIQTTGESSTESRPIWQVYNNQGPTWSYAQISVVERKDFNVVFEGTWGPNRASGSIGIDDISFYIGKCTVKPASAAARPEDCSFEKGLCGWENITSSDNERTVTWQRAFLAHRPAQLLDKTFGATGDFVFFDIFTNNQKSTDVRLRSPVIQTSPDEESVCFTFWFAAFGVEESTTLQIIKMNTEEEQDVQEDTGNQEQTLWSLTAKGFNNPRPVWTAAQVTIDARVPYHLVLRGSASNGGFAIDDIKFQPQTCTIRPAAAQPVVANEN; this is encoded by the exons ATGTGGTCAACGTTAGCGATTTGTTACTGCTTGATCCACGCTTGGATATCGTGCGCGAGCCCATGGTATCCCGTGAACCCGACCTTCGGGGAGCAAGTAGATCTAGTGGGAACCGTGGACGAGAATTTCGGCCCGAACGGCACTCGCACCGTCGAGAATGATCAGGTCAAAGATTCGATCGATTTTCCAGATATCGTTAACGTTTTCAATTCGACGCACGCTCCGTTCAATTCGATCGatcgcgaacgcgaacgcgaacctTTGGATGAAGTGGAACGCATAGAGCCCAGACAGTGGCCGGTCAGACCAGATACATTCTATACTCAGAGTTCTATTCCTTCGACCACGTCGATTTCGTCTCGCAATCCACTCGGTCCGCCTACGCTCGCCCAAAGAGATCCATCGTCGCagag GTGTCCTCCCTTGGGCGCACCAACATCTACGGCATCCGTGGACGAAGTGTTTTGCGACTTCAACGCGTTCCCGACGCAAACGCTTTGCGAGTGGCAAAACGGAGATGGCGCGTTGGATTGGAGGGCAGGGACCGGCATGGGCACCAATTGGATGGGTGGGCCTCCGAGCGATTATACTACCGGAACCATGGAAGGAGG GTACGCATTTTTGGAAAGTTCCCAGCTACCACCGTCGAAAGACGGCAAGGCGAAAACGTTGGGAGGATTATTGCATAGTCCTCAATTAGGGAGTACCGGAGTAACCGGCACATGCATCATGTTCAAATACGCGTTGGATGGGCTGAGCATAGCCGGTCTAAGGGTATTGGTTCACGCGGGAACGGACGAGTATTCGATCAAGAAGGAGGAAACGGAGACGGAAATCGCACCCGGTAACGACAACGGGACGGTATCCTCCTGCAAACCTTTCTTCGTCGAAACGTTCAACGAGCGTGTCATTTGGAACGGCCAATACTATACCCTCGGTGTTTGGCAGCAGGCACAAATACTCTACACCTATCCCGATTTACATTCG GTGGTCATCGAGGGCATTCCTGTGGATCCCACCGATCCAGCTCGCTTGTACAGAGGATACGCGGCCGTGGACGACATAGATTTGCAACCCGGTACTTCTTGCGTCGGGTTCTGCAACTTTGCTGGCGGATTTTGCGATTGGAGCAACGACGCGGAGGACGACTTCGATTGGACGATC AGTCGAGGAAGCGGCAACCCAACGACCGGACCGGCCATGGACAGTTCCAGCGAGCGTTCAACGGCCGGAGGATACGCGTACATAGACTCGTCGTTCCCACGCAGACCAGGGGACAGAGCCAGGCTTCTTAGCACCAGCTTTCCGGCACCCAATGCCGACGCGCCAATGTGTCTACATTTTTGGTTCCACATGTTCGGTGCTGGGATCGGCAGCTTGAGGTTGTTCGTGCGACATTTTCGTAGCATGGACGCGCCCCTTCGAGAGATCTGGGCATTGAACGGGAACGCTGGAAACACTTGGTTCGTCGCTGAAATCACCGTCAGCTCCTTGGACGATTTTCAGCTGGTGTTCGAGGCTTCGGTAGGGAACACTGGAATGGGAGACATCGCCATCGATGAAATCTCCTTCGCCCACGGATCTTGTCCGG TTTCGCCCCAAGTCGCTGCACCAACGCCCCGAGACTGCAGCTTCGAAGTCGACGAGTGCGACTGGATTAACTCCAGAGATCCTGATCGCGTAGAATGGGAAAGGGTGTCATTCCAAGTGCTCAGTCCGAGGAACCAACGGAAACCGTACAGCAATGGGTACACGATCAGCCGGAGAAACGAGTTTTTCCTCGGCCTGGGACGTCCGCGTGGAGGACCTCGGTCGTCCGGAGGCGGTACAGCACAGCTGGTTAGTCGTGAAATCAAAGGCAGCGAGGAGCCCGTTTGCATCACCTTTTGGTACTTGATGTTTGAATCTTTCATCGACTCTACCGGACCGAGCCTAG GAGTGCTTCGAGTATCGATACAGACAACCGGAGAATCTTCCACCGAGTCCAGGCCGATTTGGCAGGTTTACAATAATCAAGGACCTACGTGGAGCTACGCGCAAATCAGCGTAGTCGAGAGGAAAGACTTTAACGTGGTGTTTGAGGGCACTTGGGGTCCCAATCGTGCCAGCGGCAGCATAGGCATCGACGACATTTCCTTTTACATCGGCAAATGTACAG TGAAACCGGCAAGCGCGGCGGCCAGACCGGAAGACTGTAGCTTCGAGAAAGGTTTGTGCGGCTGGGAAAATATTACTTCCTCGGACAACGAACGCACGGTTACTTGGCAGCGCGCTTTTCTCGCTCATCGACCGGCTCAATTATTGGACAAGACATTTGGAGCGACCGGTGACTTTGTCTTTTTCGATATTTTCACGAACAATCAGAAATCAACGGATGTACGACTGCGGTCGCCGGTTATACAGACGTCGCCGGACGAAGAATCCGTTTGTTTCACTTTTTGGTTCGCCGCGTTTGGAGTCGAGGAGTCCACCACGTTGCAGATCATCAAGATGAACACCGAAGAGGAACAAGACGTTCAGGAAGATACTGGAAATCAGGAGCAAACT CTATGGTCGTTGACCGCAAAGGGGTTCAACAATCCGCGACCCGTATGGACGGCGGCACAAGTTACGATAGACGCACGTGTACCGTATCATCTTGTTTTACGAGGAAGTGCCAGCAACGGTGGTTTCGCTATCGACGATATCAAATTCCAGCCTCAAACTTGTACAA TCCGACCGGCTGCTGCACAACCAGTCGTCGCTAATGAAAATTAA
- the Duba gene encoding deubiquitinating enzyme A isoform X2, protein MTILSKKKTNASKDRREGGSTSEVDVHGVQNEHGSGSIALPNSPYQVRAANGFAVDLHGVQADHGSGSIVLTGSSYETNVDRREDKHFEEGSGPSHGKRHRQRASPHSGCIGRNSRSKRERERDRGRERDRERERERERQATPPTASCSGLQATDASVITNNRIAIGGATANLEHELANGYNSGDEYTGRTGNNLTLAEWQERDRWFEKRMRKMGFIVKKMGEDGACLFRAVADQVYGDQEMHGVVRKHCMDYIASNQEFFSHFVAEDFSTYVDRKRQEYVHGNHIEMQAMSEMYNRSIQLYCYSTEPINIFHTMVESDNEPIRLSYQRGSHYNSIVDPYKATVGVGLGLPSYNPGAADRQLISDAVRQSEELHIEQTMLEDKIKATDWEATNEAIEEQVARESYLQWLRDNEMRKARSASSSSTSTVTSAQHSHTHFHTHGSRGQQRSHTSSPTTTQTSQDTLRNSPKVNDTVRFSKRSPQHQPAQGSAISHLTSDFEPKISQEPVPGSSKEAHASPDISLFNRLPPEVFGLTDWEDSHVLSQVLATSQQEYLDSLKQSRNSASSGNDANNILDSSSS, encoded by the exons ATGACCATTCTgtcgaagaagaagacgaacgCCTCAAAAGATAGACGAGAAGGAGGCAGCACTTCCGAAGTCGATGTTCACGGAGTGCAAAACGAGCATGGATCTGGATCCATCGCGCTACCTAATAGCCCATATCAG GTACGTGCTGCAAACGGTTTCGCGGTCGATCTTCACGGAGTTCAGGCCGATCATGGATCAGGTTCTATAGTGCTCACGGGTAGTTCCTACGAG ACGAACGTTGATCGACGAGAAGACAAACACTTTGAAGAAGGGAGTGGTCCGAGCCATGGAAAACGTCACAGACAAAGAGCGAGTCCACACAG CGGTTGTATCGGACGAAACTCGCGTTCTAAACGCGAAAGAGAAAGGGACAGgggtagagagagagacagagaaagggaaagggaaCGAGAAAGACAGGCTACACCTCCAACTGCGTCTTGCAGCGGTCTACAAG ctaCAGATGCCAGCGTGATAACCAACAATCGGATAGCTATCGGCGGAGCCACAGCAAATTTGGAACACGAATTAGCCAACGGTTACAATAGCGGGGACGAATATACCGGTAGAACTGGAAACAATCTTACTTTGGCCGAATGGCAAGAG CGGGATAGGTGGTTCGAAAAACGAATGCGTAAGATGGGCTTCATTGTTAAAAAAATGGGCGAAGACGGAGCATGTCTGTTCCGAGCTGTCGCGGATCAAGTGTACGGTGACCAGGAAATGCATGGAGTAGTACGAAAACATTGTATGGATTATATC GCTTCCAATCAAGAGTTTTTCTCGCATTTCGTAGCGGAAGATTTTAGCACGTACGTAGATAGGAAACGACAAGAATACGTTCATGGAAACCATATAGAGATGCAAGCCATGTCTGAGATGTATAATCGTAGCATACAATTGTACTGCTACAGCACTG AACCTATCAACATCTTCCATACAATGGTTGAAAGCGATAACGAGCCAATACGACTGTCTTATCAACGCGGTAGTCATTATAATAGTATAGTAGACCCGTATAAAGCTACCGTTGGCGTTGGACTCGGTCTACCGTCGTACAATCCTGGTGCAGCGGATCGACAGCTTATATCGGATGCGGTTCGTCAAAGCGAAGAATTGCATATCGAACAG ACGATGCTCGAGGATAAAATAAAAGCAACCGACTGGGAAGCAACGAACGAAGCCATAGAGGAACAAGTTGCGAGGGAAAGTTACTTGCAATGGTTGAGGGATAACGAAATGCGCAAAGCG CGATCAGCCAGTAGTAGCAGTACAAGTACGGTGACAAGCGCGCAACACAGTCATACGCATTTCCACACTCATGGAAGTCGTGGTCAACAACGTAGCCACACTTCCTCCCCAACCACGACCCAAACTAGCCAAGACACTTTACGCAACTCTCCGAAG GTGAACGATACAGTAAGATTTAGCAAGAGATCGCCTCAGCATCAGCCGGCGCAAGGATCCGCTATATCTCACCTTACCTCGGACTTTGAACCGAAAATTTCTCAAGAGCCCGTGCCAGGCAGCAGTAAGGAGGCTCACGCTTCGCCAGACATCTCGTTGTTTAATCGTCTTCCTCCCGAAGTATTCG GTTTGACCGATTGGGAAGACAGTCATGTACTATCGCAAGTTCTGGCGACGTCGCAACAGGAATACCTGGACAGCTTAAAACAATCTCGGAACTCTGCATCCTCTGGAAACGATGCTAACAACATATTAGATTCTAGCAGCAGTTAA
- the Duba gene encoding deubiquitinating enzyme A isoform X1, translating into MTILSKKKTNASKDRREGGSTSEVDVHGVQNEHGSGSIALPNSPYQVRAANGFAVDLHGVQADHGSGSIVLTGSSYETNVDRREDKHFEEGSGPSHGKRHRQRASPHSGCIGRNSRSKRERERDRGRERDRERERERERQATPPTASCSGLQGTGYPTDASVITNNRIAIGGATANLEHELANGYNSGDEYTGRTGNNLTLAEWQERDRWFEKRMRKMGFIVKKMGEDGACLFRAVADQVYGDQEMHGVVRKHCMDYIASNQEFFSHFVAEDFSTYVDRKRQEYVHGNHIEMQAMSEMYNRSIQLYCYSTEPINIFHTMVESDNEPIRLSYQRGSHYNSIVDPYKATVGVGLGLPSYNPGAADRQLISDAVRQSEELHIEQTMLEDKIKATDWEATNEAIEEQVARESYLQWLRDNEMRKARSASSSSTSTVTSAQHSHTHFHTHGSRGQQRSHTSSPTTTQTSQDTLRNSPKVNDTVRFSKRSPQHQPAQGSAISHLTSDFEPKISQEPVPGSSKEAHASPDISLFNRLPPEVFGLTDWEDSHVLSQVLATSQQEYLDSLKQSRNSASSGNDANNILDSSSS; encoded by the exons ATGACCATTCTgtcgaagaagaagacgaacgCCTCAAAAGATAGACGAGAAGGAGGCAGCACTTCCGAAGTCGATGTTCACGGAGTGCAAAACGAGCATGGATCTGGATCCATCGCGCTACCTAATAGCCCATATCAG GTACGTGCTGCAAACGGTTTCGCGGTCGATCTTCACGGAGTTCAGGCCGATCATGGATCAGGTTCTATAGTGCTCACGGGTAGTTCCTACGAG ACGAACGTTGATCGACGAGAAGACAAACACTTTGAAGAAGGGAGTGGTCCGAGCCATGGAAAACGTCACAGACAAAGAGCGAGTCCACACAG CGGTTGTATCGGACGAAACTCGCGTTCTAAACGCGAAAGAGAAAGGGACAGgggtagagagagagacagagaaagggaaagggaaCGAGAAAGACAGGCTACACCTCCAACTGCGTCTTGCAGCGGTCTACAAGGTACCGGTTATC ctaCAGATGCCAGCGTGATAACCAACAATCGGATAGCTATCGGCGGAGCCACAGCAAATTTGGAACACGAATTAGCCAACGGTTACAATAGCGGGGACGAATATACCGGTAGAACTGGAAACAATCTTACTTTGGCCGAATGGCAAGAG CGGGATAGGTGGTTCGAAAAACGAATGCGTAAGATGGGCTTCATTGTTAAAAAAATGGGCGAAGACGGAGCATGTCTGTTCCGAGCTGTCGCGGATCAAGTGTACGGTGACCAGGAAATGCATGGAGTAGTACGAAAACATTGTATGGATTATATC GCTTCCAATCAAGAGTTTTTCTCGCATTTCGTAGCGGAAGATTTTAGCACGTACGTAGATAGGAAACGACAAGAATACGTTCATGGAAACCATATAGAGATGCAAGCCATGTCTGAGATGTATAATCGTAGCATACAATTGTACTGCTACAGCACTG AACCTATCAACATCTTCCATACAATGGTTGAAAGCGATAACGAGCCAATACGACTGTCTTATCAACGCGGTAGTCATTATAATAGTATAGTAGACCCGTATAAAGCTACCGTTGGCGTTGGACTCGGTCTACCGTCGTACAATCCTGGTGCAGCGGATCGACAGCTTATATCGGATGCGGTTCGTCAAAGCGAAGAATTGCATATCGAACAG ACGATGCTCGAGGATAAAATAAAAGCAACCGACTGGGAAGCAACGAACGAAGCCATAGAGGAACAAGTTGCGAGGGAAAGTTACTTGCAATGGTTGAGGGATAACGAAATGCGCAAAGCG CGATCAGCCAGTAGTAGCAGTACAAGTACGGTGACAAGCGCGCAACACAGTCATACGCATTTCCACACTCATGGAAGTCGTGGTCAACAACGTAGCCACACTTCCTCCCCAACCACGACCCAAACTAGCCAAGACACTTTACGCAACTCTCCGAAG GTGAACGATACAGTAAGATTTAGCAAGAGATCGCCTCAGCATCAGCCGGCGCAAGGATCCGCTATATCTCACCTTACCTCGGACTTTGAACCGAAAATTTCTCAAGAGCCCGTGCCAGGCAGCAGTAAGGAGGCTCACGCTTCGCCAGACATCTCGTTGTTTAATCGTCTTCCTCCCGAAGTATTCG GTTTGACCGATTGGGAAGACAGTCATGTACTATCGCAAGTTCTGGCGACGTCGCAACAGGAATACCTGGACAGCTTAAAACAATCTCGGAACTCTGCATCCTCTGGAAACGATGCTAACAACATATTAGATTCTAGCAGCAGTTAA
- the Duba gene encoding deubiquitinating enzyme A isoform X3, whose product MTILSKKKTNASKDRREGGSTSEVDVHGVQNEHGSGSIALPNSPYQVRAANGFAVDLHGVQADHGSGSIVLTGSSYETNVDRREDKHFEEGSGPSHGKRHRQRASPHSGCIGRNSRSKRERERDRGRERDRERERERERQATPPTASCSGLQGTGYPTDASVITNNRIAIGGATANLEHELANGYNSGDEYTGRTGNNLTLAEWQERDRWFEKRMRKMGFIVKKMGEDGACLFRAVADQVYGDQEMHGVVRKHCMDYIASNQEFFSHFVAEDFSTYVDRKRQEYVHGNHIEMQAMSEMYNRSIQLYCYSTEPINIFHTMVESDNEPIRLSYQRGSHYNSIVDPYKATVGVGLGLPSYNPGAADRQLISDAVRQSEELHIEQTMLEDKIKATDWEATNEAIEEQVARESYLQWLRDNEMRKAVNDTVRFSKRSPQHQPAQGSAISHLTSDFEPKISQEPVPGSSKEAHASPDISLFNRLPPEVFGLTDWEDSHVLSQVLATSQQEYLDSLKQSRNSASSGNDANNILDSSSS is encoded by the exons ATGACCATTCTgtcgaagaagaagacgaacgCCTCAAAAGATAGACGAGAAGGAGGCAGCACTTCCGAAGTCGATGTTCACGGAGTGCAAAACGAGCATGGATCTGGATCCATCGCGCTACCTAATAGCCCATATCAG GTACGTGCTGCAAACGGTTTCGCGGTCGATCTTCACGGAGTTCAGGCCGATCATGGATCAGGTTCTATAGTGCTCACGGGTAGTTCCTACGAG ACGAACGTTGATCGACGAGAAGACAAACACTTTGAAGAAGGGAGTGGTCCGAGCCATGGAAAACGTCACAGACAAAGAGCGAGTCCACACAG CGGTTGTATCGGACGAAACTCGCGTTCTAAACGCGAAAGAGAAAGGGACAGgggtagagagagagacagagaaagggaaagggaaCGAGAAAGACAGGCTACACCTCCAACTGCGTCTTGCAGCGGTCTACAAGGTACCGGTTATC ctaCAGATGCCAGCGTGATAACCAACAATCGGATAGCTATCGGCGGAGCCACAGCAAATTTGGAACACGAATTAGCCAACGGTTACAATAGCGGGGACGAATATACCGGTAGAACTGGAAACAATCTTACTTTGGCCGAATGGCAAGAG CGGGATAGGTGGTTCGAAAAACGAATGCGTAAGATGGGCTTCATTGTTAAAAAAATGGGCGAAGACGGAGCATGTCTGTTCCGAGCTGTCGCGGATCAAGTGTACGGTGACCAGGAAATGCATGGAGTAGTACGAAAACATTGTATGGATTATATC GCTTCCAATCAAGAGTTTTTCTCGCATTTCGTAGCGGAAGATTTTAGCACGTACGTAGATAGGAAACGACAAGAATACGTTCATGGAAACCATATAGAGATGCAAGCCATGTCTGAGATGTATAATCGTAGCATACAATTGTACTGCTACAGCACTG AACCTATCAACATCTTCCATACAATGGTTGAAAGCGATAACGAGCCAATACGACTGTCTTATCAACGCGGTAGTCATTATAATAGTATAGTAGACCCGTATAAAGCTACCGTTGGCGTTGGACTCGGTCTACCGTCGTACAATCCTGGTGCAGCGGATCGACAGCTTATATCGGATGCGGTTCGTCAAAGCGAAGAATTGCATATCGAACAG ACGATGCTCGAGGATAAAATAAAAGCAACCGACTGGGAAGCAACGAACGAAGCCATAGAGGAACAAGTTGCGAGGGAAAGTTACTTGCAATGGTTGAGGGATAACGAAATGCGCAAAGCG GTGAACGATACAGTAAGATTTAGCAAGAGATCGCCTCAGCATCAGCCGGCGCAAGGATCCGCTATATCTCACCTTACCTCGGACTTTGAACCGAAAATTTCTCAAGAGCCCGTGCCAGGCAGCAGTAAGGAGGCTCACGCTTCGCCAGACATCTCGTTGTTTAATCGTCTTCCTCCCGAAGTATTCG GTTTGACCGATTGGGAAGACAGTCATGTACTATCGCAAGTTCTGGCGACGTCGCAACAGGAATACCTGGACAGCTTAAAACAATCTCGGAACTCTGCATCCTCTGGAAACGATGCTAACAACATATTAGATTCTAGCAGCAGTTAA
- the LOC143365547 gene encoding serine/threonine-protein kinase Nek5: protein MSMHISDYVFETLLGRGTFGSVYLVRRKTNSKPFVVKEQIFNATNALPLKNILGEVQCLHKLRHPNIVAYYGSWIEHDRCYILMEYATRCTLKDLLSNRETPLTEEDALYLFSQVVLGVHHIHYKKILHRDLKPENIMLTGNRGDIVKIGDFGISKNFHELGDPSITCRAGSLLYMAPEMFEKQCYDFKCDIWSMGVVLYEMVTKRHPFPATDAADIVEMTCKEQPRPFCSQTSPAIVNLISKMLRKLPLFRPKTDQLMLCPYLVPFIARAYLNLGRVSCTFGQENGTIDSEVFLKFLKPRVTTVKHRKTTV, encoded by the exons ATGTCGATGCATATAAGCGATTACGTTTTCGAAACGTTGTTGGGTCGTGGGACTTTCGG ATCCGTTTATCTGGTACGAAGGAAGACAAATTCAAAGCCGTTTGTCGTGAAAGAACAAATTTTCAATGCTACGAATGCTTTGCCTCTGAAG AATATATTAGGAGAGGTGCAATGTTTACACAAGCTGAGACATCCGAACATAGTGGCTTATTACGGATCGTGGATAGAACACGACCGCTGCTACATTCTCATGGAATACGCAACACGGTGCACTCTTAAGGATTTGCTAAGTAACCGAGAGACACCGCTCACAGAAGAG GATGCGCTATATCTATTTTCGCAAGTTGTTCTTGGCGTTCATCACATACATTACAAGAAGATTCTCCATCGGGATTTGAAGCCGGAGAACATTATGTTAACCGGAAACCGCGGCGATATCGTAAAAATCGGAGACTTTGGAATATCGAAGAATTTCCACGA ATTGGGAGATCCATCGATAACGTGCCGCGCCGGATCGTTGTTGTACATGGCCCCGGAAATGTTCGAGAAACAGTGTTATGATTTCAAATGCGATATATGGAGCATGGGAGTTGTTCTTTACGAGATGGTAACAAAGAGACATCCCTTTCCTGCCACG GACGCGGCGGATATCGTGGAAATGACGTGCAAGGAACAGCCACGACCCTTTTGTAGTCAAACGTCACCGGCTATCGTCAATTTGATATCGAAGATGTTGAGGAAACTACCACTTTTCCGTCCAAAGACGGATCAATTGATGCTCTGTCCTTATCTTGTTCCTTTTATAGCTCGAGCGTATTTGAATCTAGGACGAGTTTCGTGTACCTTCGGCCAGGAGAACGGAACCATTGATTCCGAAGTGTTTCTAAAATTTCTAAAGCCACGCGTTACAACCGTGAAACATCGTAAAACAACGGTTTGA